The Porphyrobacter sp. HT-58-2 genome has a window encoding:
- a CDS encoding 3'(2'),5'-bisphosphate nucleotidase CysQ, producing MTDTALSDAALAAQVALDAGRLLRVVLEQSGLKGKALGEAGDAAANRLICDAIRAARPDDGLLSEEERDNPARLDKSRVWIIDPVDGTREYGEGRVDWAVHVALAIDGVPVTGAVGLPGLPGEVVLRSDQPAPLPALASTPRFLVSRSRPAAEAEAVAAALGGKLVPMGSAGAKAMAVVRGEAEVYLHSGGQHEWDSCAPVAVARAHGLHCSRIDGSPLVYNRPNTFMPDLLICRPELAEVVLTQVARLKD from the coding sequence ATGACGGATACAGCTCTTTCCGATGCGGCGCTGGCTGCGCAGGTGGCGTTGGACGCAGGGCGCCTGCTTCGGGTGGTGCTCGAGCAATCGGGGCTCAAGGGCAAGGCGCTGGGCGAAGCAGGGGACGCCGCGGCCAATCGCCTGATCTGTGATGCGATCCGCGCTGCGCGACCGGATGATGGGCTTTTGTCGGAAGAGGAACGCGACAATCCCGCCCGACTGGACAAGTCGCGCGTCTGGATTATCGATCCGGTTGATGGCACCCGCGAATATGGCGAAGGTCGCGTTGACTGGGCGGTGCATGTTGCACTGGCGATTGACGGCGTACCGGTGACCGGCGCCGTCGGCTTGCCGGGCCTGCCGGGCGAAGTGGTGCTGCGTTCCGACCAACCCGCACCACTGCCCGCGCTGGCGAGCACGCCGCGCTTCCTCGTCAGCCGCTCTCGCCCGGCCGCCGAGGCAGAGGCTGTCGCTGCTGCGCTTGGCGGGAAACTGGTGCCGATGGGCAGCGCCGGGGCCAAGGCAATGGCGGTGGTGCGAGGCGAGGCAGAGGTTTATCTCCATTCAGGCGGCCAGCACGAGTGGGATAGCTGTGCGCCGGTGGCCGTAGCCCGCGCCCATGGCCTCCACTGTTCGCGCATCGACGGAAGCCCGCTGGTCTATAACCGGCCGAACACTTTCATGCCGGACCTTCTGATTTGCCGTCCCGAATTGGCTGAGGTCGTGTTGACGCAGGTAGCGCGGCTGAAAGACTAA
- a CDS encoding adenine phosphoribosyltransferase: MTAPHLSRDELKALVRTVPDFPHAGIQFRDITTLIGHHQGMAASVRHLAELADAVGADKIAGMEARGFIFGAAVAVQLGVGFVPVRKPGKLPIETIGIDYALEYGTDRLEMDPGAIEPGQNVVMVDDLIATGGTALASAELLRKAGALVSHALFVIDLPDLGGASRLRAAGVTVDALMAFDGD; encoded by the coding sequence ATGACCGCACCGCATCTCTCACGTGACGAGCTCAAGGCGCTTGTGCGCACCGTGCCGGACTTCCCCCACGCCGGGATCCAGTTTCGCGACATCACGACGTTGATCGGCCATCATCAAGGCATGGCGGCGAGTGTCCGTCACCTTGCCGAGCTGGCCGATGCAGTGGGTGCTGACAAGATCGCCGGGATGGAAGCACGCGGCTTCATCTTCGGCGCGGCGGTCGCGGTGCAGCTCGGCGTCGGCTTTGTGCCGGTGCGCAAGCCGGGCAAGCTCCCGATCGAGACCATCGGCATCGACTACGCCCTTGAATACGGCACCGACCGGCTGGAAATGGATCCGGGCGCGATCGAGCCGGGGCAGAACGTGGTGATGGTCGACGATCTGATCGCGACCGGCGGCACTGCGCTGGCATCCGCCGAACTGCTCCGCAAGGCAGGCGCGTTGGTCAGCCACGCGCTGTTCGTGATCGACCTGCCCGATTTGGGCGGTGCAAGCCGCCTGCGCGCAGCGGGCGTGACCGTCGATGCGCTAATGGCGTTTGACGGGGATTAG
- a CDS encoding cytochrome c1: MSIRLGGIIAGLAITAVLVLWSLLPGAYNYAFGPAPEKQPSYAFYEHGSGPVGGFSFDGPLGKWDYAQLQRGYQVYKEVCSACHSLKFVAFRNLRELGYTEAEVDAEAAAWTVPGIDPNTGETTTRPGLPTDYFPMPFPNAIAAAAANNNAIPPDLSLMTKARHDGSNYVYDLLTGYGEPDAEKAAKVGFETPTGLYFNKHFPNVNIAMAPPLAIDGQVTYADGTEATISQMSADVAAFLTWTAEPSLVQRKQTGWFVIGFLLFATMLAFLSYKQIWAGMKPKKG, translated from the coding sequence ATGTCTATTCGTCTCGGAGGCATTATTGCAGGCCTCGCCATCACCGCGGTGCTGGTGCTGTGGTCGCTCCTGCCCGGTGCCTATAACTACGCCTTCGGCCCGGCGCCGGAAAAGCAGCCCTCCTATGCCTTCTACGAGCACGGCAGCGGCCCCGTTGGCGGGTTCAGCTTCGATGGCCCGCTTGGCAAGTGGGACTACGCCCAGCTGCAGCGCGGCTATCAGGTGTACAAGGAGGTCTGCTCGGCTTGCCACAGCCTTAAGTTTGTCGCCTTCCGCAACCTGCGCGAACTCGGTTACACCGAAGCCGAAGTCGATGCCGAGGCGGCCGCGTGGACCGTTCCGGGCATTGATCCGAACACCGGCGAAACGACGACCCGGCCGGGTCTTCCGACGGACTACTTCCCGATGCCGTTCCCCAACGCCATCGCGGCTGCGGCGGCCAACAACAACGCCATTCCGCCGGATCTCTCGCTGATGACCAAGGCGCGTCATGACGGCTCGAATTACGTCTATGACCTGCTGACCGGTTATGGCGAGCCGGATGCTGAGAAGGCGGCGAAGGTCGGTTTCGAAACTCCGACCGGCCTCTACTTCAACAAGCACTTCCCGAACGTCAACATCGCCATGGCACCGCCGCTCGCTATTGACGGACAGGTTACCTATGCCGACGGCACTGAAGCAACCATCTCGCAGATGTCGGCTGACGTGGCTGCGTTCCTCACCTGGACGGCTGAGCCTTCGCTGGTGCAGCGCAAGCAGACCGGTTGGTTTGTGATCGGCTTCCTGCTGTTCGCTACCATGCTGGCTTTCCTCAGCTACAAGCAGATCTGGGCCGGCATGAAGCCGAAGAAGGGCTAA
- a CDS encoding cytochrome b: protein MSFAWAKQYEPQTALTKWLDEKLPLPRLVYNAVGAGYPVPRNLNYMWNFGVLAGFCLMIQIVTGVVLAMHYAANAQVAFGTVEHIMRNVNYGWMLRYAHANGASFFFIVIYLHIFRGFFYSSYKAPREMIWLLGVVIFLLMMATAFMGYVLPWGQMSFWGAQVITGLFSAIPLVGEPLQVWLLGGFAPDNAALNRFFSLHFLLPFVIAGVVILHIWALHIPGSSNPTGVEVKQESDTVPFHPYYTAKDGFGLGVFLILFTTMVFFLPNALGHPDNYIEANPLSTPAHIVPEWYFWPFYAILRAFTGDLSIPFTGIVLIPAKLLGVIAMFGAILLWFILPWLDKSPVRSGHYRPLFRKFFWFGFIPCMVVLFIAGGAPAEEPYVVLSQVATAYYFLHFLVILPIVSQIEVPKPLPFSITEAVVGKDEAADAPRAGVVDAGNTGTATDGSLQPAE from the coding sequence ATGAGTTTCGCCTGGGCCAAGCAATATGAACCGCAGACCGCTCTGACCAAGTGGCTGGACGAGAAACTGCCGCTGCCGCGGCTCGTCTACAACGCGGTGGGTGCCGGTTATCCGGTGCCGCGCAACCTCAACTACATGTGGAACTTCGGCGTGCTTGCCGGCTTCTGCCTGATGATCCAGATCGTAACTGGCGTCGTGCTTGCGATGCACTACGCGGCGAATGCACAAGTCGCTTTCGGCACGGTCGAGCACATCATGCGCAACGTCAACTACGGCTGGATGCTGCGCTATGCTCACGCCAACGGGGCGAGCTTCTTTTTCATCGTGATCTACCTGCACATTTTCCGCGGGTTCTTCTATTCGTCCTACAAGGCCCCGCGCGAGATGATCTGGCTGTTGGGCGTGGTGATCTTCCTGCTGATGATGGCAACCGCCTTCATGGGCTACGTGCTGCCGTGGGGCCAGATGAGCTTCTGGGGTGCGCAGGTTATCACCGGTCTGTTCTCGGCGATCCCGCTGGTGGGCGAGCCTCTGCAGGTGTGGCTGCTGGGCGGTTTTGCGCCTGACAACGCCGCGCTGAACCGCTTCTTCTCGTTGCACTTCTTGCTACCCTTCGTGATTGCGGGCGTCGTGATCCTGCATATCTGGGCGCTGCACATCCCCGGCTCGTCGAACCCGACTGGCGTGGAAGTTAAGCAGGAATCGGACACTGTGCCGTTCCATCCTTACTACACGGCAAAGGATGGCTTTGGCCTTGGCGTGTTCCTGATCCTGTTCACCACCATGGTGTTCTTCCTGCCCAACGCCCTGGGTCACCCCGACAACTACATCGAGGCGAACCCGCTCTCGACCCCGGCACACATCGTTCCCGAATGGTACTTCTGGCCGTTCTACGCGATCCTGCGCGCCTTCACGGGCGACCTCAGCATTCCGTTCACAGGCATCGTGCTGATCCCGGCCAAGCTTCTGGGCGTGATCGCGATGTTCGGCGCCATTCTGCTGTGGTTCATTCTGCCCTGGCTGGACAAGAGCCCGGTTCGCTCGGGTCACTACCGTCCGCTGTTCCGCAAGTTCTTCTGGTTCGGCTTCATCCCCTGCATGGTGGTGCTGTTCATTGCGGGCGGTGCGCCTGCTGAAGAACCCTATGTGGTGCTGAGCCAGGTCGCCACGGCGTACTACTTCCTTCACTTCCTGGTGATCCTGCCGATCGTCAGTCAGATCGAAGTGCCCAAGCCGCTGCCCTTCTCGATCACCGAAGCGGTGGTCGGCAAGGACGAGGCCGCTGACGCCCCGCGCGCTGGCGTCGTGGACGCCGGCAACACCGGCACCGCCACCGATGGTTCGCTGCAACCGGCCGAGTGA
- the petA gene encoding ubiquinol-cytochrome c reductase iron-sulfur subunit: protein MASDTAATIASDTQEGVRRRDWIHIAALSTAGVGGASVLLPLVSQMAPSQDVLAASTTEVDVGAIQPGQSIKASFRKQPLFVKRLTAEEIAKAKADDGASMRDPQTLAERTKEGHEDILVTMGVCTHLGCVPLGAAEGENKGEFGGYFCPCHGSHYDVAGRIRKGPAPLNLMVPEYSFKSDTVIRVG, encoded by the coding sequence ATGGCTTCTGACACGGCCGCTACCATCGCATCGGACACTCAGGAGGGCGTTCGCCGCCGCGACTGGATTCACATTGCCGCGCTGAGCACTGCGGGCGTTGGCGGCGCTTCGGTTTTGCTGCCGCTGGTCAGCCAGATGGCACCGTCGCAGGACGTCCTCGCCGCGAGCACCACTGAAGTTGATGTCGGCGCGATCCAGCCGGGCCAGAGCATCAAGGCCAGCTTTCGCAAGCAGCCGCTGTTCGTGAAGCGGCTTACCGCGGAGGAAATCGCCAAGGCCAAGGCCGATGACGGCGCCTCGATGCGCGATCCCCAGACCTTGGCCGAGCGTACCAAGGAAGGCCACGAAGACATCCTCGTCACGATGGGCGTCTGCACCCATCTCGGTTGCGTGCCGCTGGGTGCTGCCGAAGGCGAGAACAAGGGTGAATTCGGCGGCTACTTCTGCCCCTGCCACGGTTCGCACTATGATGTCGCCGGCCGCATCCGCAAGGGCCCTGCGCCGCTCAATCTGATGGTGCCGGAATATAGCTTTAAGTCCGACACCGTCATCCGCGTCGGCTGA
- the pgeF gene encoding peptidoglycan editing factor PgeF: MDFQIERHILLEGVPHGFFGSKGGMHQFGFGGPGEGEEMRSLRAAAAEAILHGGRLAAPHQVHSPDVVTVTAPWEDCAVGRPVADAVVTSTPGVVLGIVTADCGPILFADREAGVIGAAHAGWRGAVDGVLENTIVAMEALGARRAAITAVLGPTIAQSSYEVDAPFRARFATGDEAFFAPAPEREGVVRWHFDLPGFIMAQLSGAGLSKIADIGRDTFSQVERYHSHRRSTQAREPNYGRQISMIALP; encoded by the coding sequence GTGGACTTCCAGATCGAACGCCACATTCTGCTTGAAGGCGTGCCGCACGGCTTCTTCGGCAGCAAGGGCGGCATGCACCAGTTTGGCTTCGGCGGGCCGGGCGAGGGAGAGGAGATGCGGAGCCTGCGCGCGGCGGCAGCGGAAGCGATTCTTCACGGTGGCCGCCTTGCCGCGCCGCATCAGGTGCATTCGCCTGACGTCGTCACCGTCACCGCCCCGTGGGAGGATTGTGCCGTCGGCCGTCCGGTGGCTGACGCCGTCGTCACCTCAACGCCAGGGGTCGTGCTCGGGATCGTGACTGCTGATTGCGGCCCCATCCTCTTTGCAGACCGTGAGGCCGGTGTGATCGGCGCGGCCCATGCTGGCTGGCGCGGCGCGGTGGACGGCGTTCTCGAAAACACGATTGTCGCCATGGAGGCACTGGGTGCACGGCGCGCGGCGATTACTGCGGTGCTCGGTCCGACCATCGCCCAGTCCAGCTACGAAGTCGACGCCCCGTTCCGCGCCCGCTTTGCCACCGGGGACGAGGCGTTCTTCGCTCCCGCGCCGGAGCGCGAAGGGGTGGTTCGCTGGCACTTTGACCTGCCCGGTTTCATTATGGCGCAGCTATCGGGCGCCGGGCTTAGCAAAATTGCGGATATTGGCCGGGATACATTCTCACAGGTCGAGCGTTATCATTCGCATCGACGCTCGACGCAGGCGCGCGAGCCGAATTATGGTCGGCAGATCAGCATGATCGCGCTGCCCTGA
- the pepN gene encoding aminopeptidase N, translating into MDIASTPTNPEGNPEMADAARTPHEPPVILREDYRPFGWLVPEVRLEFDLGLNRTRIRAELTVQRNARADHADTIRLNGDSLTPLSVSVDGAPADWRLDGDDLIVPLREDAHLIAIETEIDPTANTQLMGLYASNGMLCTQCEAEGFRRITFFPDRPDVLSVYSVRMTGDKAAFPILLCNGNRTATGENADGTHWAEWHDPWPKPSYLFALVAGDLVANSKPFTTRSGRVVECNVWVRAEDIERTDHAVESLHRSMQWDEEVFGREYDLDLYNIVAVSDFNMGAMENKGLNVFNTKYVLADPDTATDADFDAVEGVIAHEYFHNWSGNRITCRDWFQLSLKEGFTVLRDQLFSQDMRGEAVKRIEDVRILRAAQFPEDAGPLAHPIRPDSYREISNFYTATVYNKGAEVIRMMRSMVGVKRFRAGTDLYFDRHDGEAATCEDFVKAIEDGAAIDLTQFRRWYSQAGTPRVAVSQAVEGDTLRLTLKQTIPATPGQPDKLPMPIPLRVAVHSRSGALGAEQLIVLTQEEQSFDLPLAGGDPVVSINRGFTAPVVIERALAREDLVFLAAHDDDPFARSEALQELAVGHLVGAASGTLSADEQAAGEGAIIGAFRSSLADTALDDAMRGELLVLPSETYLFEVMASGERKADPGAIHAAREGLKAAIGTALSAELQALHARASAVALDDPAGRGARKVKTIALGLIAAADPASAATLAAAQYDAADNMTDRQGALMVLCGLDCPQRADRLASFYQRYKGNDLVIDKWFTLQALSLHPDVIQHVRELADHPDFTMKNPNRVRSLHMAFAGNPKGFHKTDGEGYRMVADVILALDPINPQTAARFVPALGRWRRIEPGRAALMKAELERIMATGNLSRDTFEQVSRSLEG; encoded by the coding sequence ATGGATATTGCGAGCACCCCAACGAACCCCGAAGGCAACCCCGAAATGGCCGACGCTGCGCGCACTCCGCACGAGCCGCCGGTCATCCTGCGCGAGGATTATCGCCCGTTCGGCTGGCTGGTGCCCGAAGTGCGGCTGGAATTCGATCTCGGCCTCAACCGCACCCGCATCCGCGCCGAACTGACCGTGCAGCGCAATGCCCGCGCCGATCATGCCGACACGATCCGCCTCAACGGCGACAGCCTCACGCCGCTGTCGGTGAGCGTCGATGGCGCGCCTGCCGACTGGCGCTTGGACGGGGACGATCTGATTGTGCCGCTGCGTGAGGATGCGCACCTGATCGCGATCGAGACCGAAATCGACCCCACCGCCAACACCCAGTTGATGGGCCTTTATGCTTCGAACGGGATGCTATGCACCCAATGCGAGGCGGAAGGCTTTCGCCGTATCACCTTCTTCCCCGACCGGCCCGATGTGCTGTCGGTTTATTCGGTGCGTATGACGGGCGACAAGGCCGCCTTTCCGATCCTGCTGTGCAACGGCAACCGCACCGCGACTGGCGAGAACGCCGACGGCACGCACTGGGCCGAGTGGCACGATCCCTGGCCCAAGCCGTCCTACCTGTTTGCGCTGGTGGCAGGCGATCTGGTGGCGAACTCCAAGCCCTTCACCACCCGCTCGGGCCGGGTGGTCGAATGCAATGTCTGGGTGCGGGCCGAGGACATCGAACGCACCGATCACGCAGTCGAATCGCTCCACCGTTCGATGCAGTGGGACGAAGAGGTGTTCGGGCGCGAATATGATCTCGATCTCTATAACATCGTCGCGGTCAGCGATTTCAACATGGGGGCGATGGAGAACAAGGGGCTGAACGTCTTCAACACGAAGTATGTTCTGGCCGACCCCGACACCGCGACCGATGCCGATTTCGATGCGGTCGAAGGCGTGATTGCTCACGAGTATTTCCATAACTGGTCGGGCAACCGCATCACCTGCCGCGACTGGTTCCAGCTCAGCCTCAAGGAAGGCTTCACCGTGCTGCGCGACCAGCTGTTTTCGCAGGATATGCGCGGGGAGGCGGTCAAGCGGATCGAGGATGTGCGCATCCTGCGCGCCGCCCAGTTCCCGGAGGATGCAGGGCCGCTGGCCCACCCGATCCGGCCGGACTCCTATCGTGAAATCAGCAACTTCTACACTGCGACCGTCTATAACAAGGGCGCCGAGGTGATCCGCATGATGCGCAGCATGGTGGGCGTCAAGCGGTTCCGGGCAGGGACCGACCTCTATTTCGACCGCCACGACGGCGAGGCGGCGACCTGCGAGGATTTCGTCAAGGCGATCGAGGATGGGGCGGCAATCGACCTCACCCAGTTCCGACGCTGGTATTCGCAGGCCGGGACGCCGCGCGTCGCCGTTTCGCAGGCGGTTGAGGGTGACACGCTGAGGCTGACGCTCAAGCAGACCATCCCCGCCACGCCCGGCCAGCCCGACAAGCTGCCCATGCCGATCCCGCTGCGCGTTGCGGTGCATTCGCGCAGCGGCGCGCTGGGGGCGGAGCAGCTGATCGTGCTGACGCAAGAGGAGCAGAGCTTCGACCTGCCGCTGGCGGGCGGCGATCCGGTCGTGTCGATCAATCGCGGCTTCACCGCGCCGGTCGTGATCGAGCGCGCGCTGGCGCGCGAGGATCTGGTGTTCCTCGCCGCGCATGACGATGATCCCTTCGCCCGCTCGGAAGCCTTGCAGGAGCTCGCGGTTGGGCACCTCGTCGGCGCAGCCAGCGGCACGTTGTCGGCAGACGAGCAAGCGGCGGGCGAAGGGGCGATCATCGGCGCGTTCCGTTCCAGCCTTGCTGACACTGCGCTCGACGATGCTATGCGCGGCGAATTGTTGGTGCTCCCGTCCGAGACTTATCTGTTCGAAGTCATGGCGAGCGGAGAGCGCAAGGCCGATCCCGGTGCGATCCACGCCGCGCGCGAGGGGCTGAAGGCAGCCATCGGCACCGCGCTATCCGCAGAGTTGCAGGCGCTCCATGCGCGGGCTTCGGCGGTGGCGCTGGATGATCCGGCAGGGCGTGGGGCGCGCAAGGTCAAGACCATCGCGCTCGGGCTGATTGCGGCGGCTGACCCGGCCAGCGCGGCGACGCTGGCGGCGGCGCAATATGACGCGGCGGACAATATGACCGACCGGCAGGGCGCACTGATGGTGCTGTGCGGGCTCGATTGCCCGCAGCGCGCGGATCGGCTCGCGTCGTTCTATCAGCGTTACAAGGGCAATGATCTGGTGATCGACAAGTGGTTCACCTTGCAGGCCTTGTCGCTCCACCCCGATGTCATCCAGCATGTCCGCGAATTGGCCGATCATCCCGATTTCACCATGAAAAACCCCAATCGCGTGCGGTCGCTCCACATGGCCTTTGCGGGCAATCCCAAGGGCTTTCACAAAACAGATGGCGAGGGGTACCGGATGGTAGCTGACGTCATTCTGGCGCTCGACCCAATCAACCCGCAGACGGCGGCGCGCTTCGTTCCGGCGCTCGGACGCTGGCGGCGGATCGAACCGGGGCGGGCGGCGCTAATGAAGGCCGAGCTGGAGCGGATCATGGCGACGGGCAACCTCTCACGCGACACCTTCGAGCAGGTCAGCCGCTCGCTGGAAGGCTGA
- a CDS encoding NAD(P)-dependent oxidoreductase translates to MGHLLIFGLGYTAKRIAAAMREHGWRVDATGRDGNLDWMDAISVLECMEQATHILSSVPPDRKDGVDPVLDFYEDAFDGQWLGYLSSTGVYGDREGAWVDEATPTIAQSGEGRWNARAEADLAWLKLGARVFRLPGIYGPGRSALDRVREGKARRIDLPGQVFSRVHVEDIASGVVAALVQDAPAGAYNLGDDYPCSGNEVTEHACRLLGLPLPPLESLEEANLSEMARGFYMENRRVANGKAKRVLGWSPRYPTYVEGLESLFAPQAPAGASAPLASAP, encoded by the coding sequence ATGGGGCATTTGCTGATCTTCGGACTGGGTTACACGGCAAAACGTATCGCCGCCGCCATGCGCGAGCACGGGTGGCGCGTTGATGCCACGGGCCGCGATGGGAACCTCGATTGGATGGATGCCATCTCGGTGCTCGAATGCATGGAGCAGGCGACGCACATCCTCTCTTCCGTCCCGCCCGACCGGAAGGACGGGGTCGACCCGGTGCTCGATTTTTACGAGGACGCCTTCGATGGACAGTGGCTTGGCTACCTCTCCTCGACCGGCGTTTATGGCGACCGCGAAGGCGCATGGGTGGACGAGGCGACGCCGACCATCGCGCAATCCGGAGAAGGCCGCTGGAACGCCCGCGCCGAGGCCGATCTGGCATGGCTCAAGCTCGGCGCAAGGGTGTTCCGCCTGCCGGGGATCTACGGACCGGGGCGCAGTGCGCTCGACCGGGTAAGAGAAGGCAAGGCGCGGCGGATCGACCTGCCCGGGCAGGTGTTCAGCCGCGTCCATGTCGAGGACATCGCCAGCGGGGTTGTCGCGGCGCTGGTGCAGGATGCGCCTGCGGGGGCTTATAATCTCGGTGATGATTACCCTTGCAGCGGCAACGAAGTCACCGAACACGCCTGCCGGTTGCTCGGCCTGCCCCTGCCGCCGCTGGAGTCGCTGGAAGAGGCGAACCTCTCCGAAATGGCGCGCGGGTTTTACATGGAGAATCGGCGGGTCGCGAATGGCAAGGCCAAGCGGGTGCTGGGCTGGTCGCCGCGCTATCCGACCTATGTCGAGGGATTGGAGTCCTTGTTTGCGCCGCAAGCGCCGGCGGGCGCGTCCGCGCCCTTGGCTTCCGCGCCATAA
- a CDS encoding DMT family transporter — translation MSEVSAPSMLSPKVLIPFMLTGTIWGSTWFVITGQIADVPAAWGVFYRFMLATPALFVLAAVMGQRLKLTRPEYLLALGVGIAQFSGNFLFVYHSEQHITSGIVAVMFALLMVPNAVFARLFIGEKVASGFLAGSLVAIVGVTMLLVHEWNAAPLGGNVGLGIALAIGGMLAASIANVVQANPTGRGVPMVSFLAWAALFGTIFDLAYAFVIAGPPQVPTTAAFWAGTAYLAIIGSVVTFPLHYNLVRQIGAGKTAYNGIVTVCVAMLLSTLFEGYRWTPLTASGAALALVGMGLALRSKQAK, via the coding sequence ATGAGCGAGGTGTCCGCGCCGTCGATGCTCAGCCCGAAAGTGCTGATCCCCTTCATGCTGACCGGCACGATCTGGGGCTCGACCTGGTTCGTCATCACCGGGCAGATTGCGGACGTGCCTGCCGCGTGGGGCGTGTTCTACCGCTTTATGCTGGCGACCCCGGCGCTGTTCGTCCTGGCGGCGGTGATGGGCCAGCGGCTGAAGCTTACCCGGCCTGAATACCTTCTTGCCTTGGGGGTCGGCATTGCCCAGTTCAGCGGCAATTTCCTGTTCGTCTACCACTCCGAACAGCACATCACCTCCGGCATTGTCGCGGTTATGTTCGCGCTGTTGATGGTGCCCAACGCGGTGTTCGCGCGGCTGTTTATCGGCGAAAAGGTTGCAAGCGGATTTCTCGCGGGCAGTCTTGTCGCGATCGTCGGCGTGACGATGCTGCTGGTACACGAATGGAACGCGGCGCCGCTGGGGGGAAATGTGGGTCTTGGCATCGCGCTCGCGATTGGCGGGATGCTGGCGGCCTCGATCGCCAATGTTGTGCAGGCCAACCCAACCGGGCGCGGGGTGCCAATGGTGAGCTTCCTCGCCTGGGCGGCGCTCTTCGGGACAATCTTCGACCTTGCTTACGCCTTCGTTATCGCAGGCCCGCCGCAGGTGCCGACAACGGCGGCGTTCTGGGCGGGGACAGCTTATCTCGCCATCATCGGCTCGGTGGTGACCTTCCCGCTGCACTATAATCTGGTGCGTCAGATCGGGGCGGGGAAGACGGCCTATAACGGCATCGTAACGGTGTGCGTGGCGATGCTGCTGTCGACCTTGTTCGAAGGCTATCGCTGGACGCCTTTGACCGCGAGCGGCGCGGCGCTGGCTCTTGTGGGCATGGGGCTGGCTTTGCGCTCCAAACAGGCGAAGTAG
- a CDS encoding threonine aldolase family protein, with translation MTLAKPFLSDNAAAVHPRLWEAMRKADEPDNPYDGDALSQELDARFSALFGRECAALWVATGTAANCLALATMCAPHGGVVCHREAHIEVDEGGAPGFFLHGAKLMLAEGEGAKLTPADIAALIDPIRDDVHQVQPHAIAITQASEYGRTYTPAELATLGAFARERRLGLHMDGARFANAAAFLGGSPEDAARAAAGLVDSLAFGFIKNGGMGAEAVILFDPEAAHQVRYRRKRAGHLQCKGRYLAAQILAMLDDGLWLANAAHANAAAQAVAAGCADRLLHPVEANELFVHLTPAEREALRAQDFAFYDWGAESARFVTAWNTRSEDAVALGKAIAAL, from the coding sequence ATGACTCTTGCCAAGCCCTTCCTGTCCGACAACGCCGCCGCCGTCCACCCCCGCTTGTGGGAGGCGATGCGCAAGGCTGACGAACCGGACAACCCCTATGACGGTGATGCGCTGTCGCAGGAACTCGACGCGCGCTTTTCCGCGCTGTTCGGGCGGGAGTGCGCTGCGCTGTGGGTGGCGACGGGGACGGCGGCGAATTGTCTTGCGCTGGCAACGATGTGCGCGCCCCACGGCGGGGTCGTATGCCATCGCGAGGCGCATATCGAAGTGGACGAAGGCGGCGCGCCGGGCTTCTTCCTCCATGGTGCCAAGCTGATGCTGGCTGAAGGCGAGGGCGCAAAGCTGACTCCGGCCGATATCGCGGCGCTGATCGACCCGATCCGTGATGACGTGCACCAGGTGCAGCCCCATGCCATCGCGATCACACAGGCGAGCGAATATGGCCGGACATATACACCCGCCGAACTGGCGACGCTGGGCGCTTTTGCCAGAGAACGGCGGCTCGGCCTGCACATGGACGGGGCGCGGTTTGCCAATGCGGCGGCCTTCCTCGGCGGTTCGCCCGAAGACGCGGCGCGGGCGGCAGCCGGACTGGTCGACAGTCTTGCTTTCGGCTTCATCAAGAATGGCGGGATGGGCGCGGAGGCTGTCATCCTGTTTGATCCCGAAGCGGCCCATCAGGTGCGCTATCGCCGCAAGCGCGCCGGGCATCTGCAATGCAAGGGGCGCTATCTGGCGGCGCAGATTCTGGCGATGCTGGATGACGGGCTGTGGCTGGCGAATGCTGCCCACGCCAATGCGGCCGCACAGGCCGTGGCGGCGGGGTGTGCCGACCGGCTGCTGCACCCGGTCGAGGCCAATGAACTGTTCGTCCACCTGACCCCGGCCGAGCGTGAGGCGCTGCGGGCGCAGGATTTCGCTTTCTATGACTGGGGCGCGGAAAGCGCGCGGTTCGTCACCGCGTGGAACACCCGGAGCGAGGATGCGGTCGCGCTCGGCAAGGCCATCGCTGCCCTATGA
- a CDS encoding GNAT family N-acetyltransferase produces MSEEGTGLTITHHVQGSGGCYVAVVDGSSEQGYLEWEAGGMREGKEVRIAAHTIVPRAIGGRGVAGALVRRMVDEAARQDFLIRPDCSYVAAKFGENPGWGAFKA; encoded by the coding sequence GTGAGCGAAGAAGGCACAGGACTGACCATTACCCACCACGTTCAAGGTAGCGGCGGATGTTATGTTGCCGTGGTCGACGGATCGAGCGAGCAGGGCTATCTCGAATGGGAGGCGGGCGGAATGCGTGAGGGCAAGGAAGTGCGCATCGCTGCCCACACCATCGTCCCGCGCGCCATCGGCGGACGGGGCGTGGCAGGGGCGCTGGTCAGGCGGATGGTGGACGAGGCAGCCCGGCAGGACTTCCTGATCCGCCCCGATTGCTCCTATGTCGCGGCCAAGTTCGGCGAAAATCCCGGCTGGGGCGCCTTCAAAGCCTGA